The Oncorhynchus tshawytscha isolate Ot180627B linkage group LG12, Otsh_v2.0, whole genome shotgun sequence genome includes a window with the following:
- the LOC112265337 gene encoding TM2 domain-containing protein 2-like has protein sequence MARISLNYILMCGQVLLLLSVLLLQCLEGIYSQNSSDSPGQRATTAAFSASEQPQDNVTTYHIIPVERVNYTELYEYRPPSPVVLCSYLPEEFIHCQDPVDHAQNSTAILEMGHGCWKFGGQVHKDVNHTPVICTALDDIECAGPREFLRGNEPCIKYTGHYFITTLLYSFFLGCFGVDRFCLGHTGTAVGKLLTLGGLGIWWFVDLILLITGGLMPSDNSNWCTFY, from the exons ATGGCTAGGATTTCACTTAATTACATACTGATGTGCGGGCAAGTTCTCTTGCTACTGTCAGTGTTGCTTTTGCAATGTTTGGAAGGAATATACTCCCAGAATTCATCAGACTCACCCGGACAGAGGGCAACAACAGCTGCATTCAGTGCCAGTGAGCAGCCACAAGATAACGTGACTACGTATCACATCATACCAGTTGAACGCGTGAATTATACTGAACTGTATGAATACAGACCTCCGTCACCAGTTGTCCTCTGCAGCTATCT ACCAGAGGAGTTCATCCACTGTCAAGATCCAGTGGACCATGCACAGAACTCCACTGCCATTCTGGAAATGGGACACGGTTGTTGGAAG TTTGGGGGGCAGGTACACAAAGACGTGAATCACACACCAGTCATCTGCACGGCACTGGATGACATTGAATGTGCTGGACCCAGGGAGTTCCTGAGAGGGAATGAGCCCTGCATCAA gtacACTGGCCACTATTTCATCACCACCCTGCTGTACTCGTTCTTCCTGGGTTGCTTTGGAGTGGACAGGTTCTGCCTGGGGCATACAGGCACAGCCGTGGGCAAGCTACTGACCCTAGGAGGCCTTGGCATCTGGTGGTTCGTGgacctcatcctcctcatcaccGGAGGCCTCATGCCCAGTGACAACAGCAACTGGTGTACCTTCTACTGA